In Synechococcus sp. KORDI-100, a single window of DNA contains:
- a CDS encoding mannose-1-phosphate guanylyltransferase/mannose-6-phosphate isomerase — protein MAVTPLIPVILCGGTGTRLWPLSRASYPKQYWPLSGDGDATLLQQTHQRLTGLNGLAPPLLICNEDHRFIVAEQMRQIGIEPNAILLEPMGRNTAPAVTVAALQATSQGEDPLLLVLAADHLIRDAGHFRDAVEAGRRPAEEGRLVTFGIVPTAPETGYGYIEAAQSFPSDQLLDVPISRFVEKPDRATAEQFLSTGRFTWNSGMFLFRASAMLAELERLVPEVVSCCRAALEQDTADLEFLRLEREAFAKCPNVAIDVAVMEKTDLGSVLPLDAGWSDVGSWSALWETGTRDSEGNVLQGRVISEGSRNCYMRSEHRLVVGLGVENLVVVETDDAVLIADRSQAQAIKKVVKQLETDGSPEGKAHRKIYRPWGAYTGVVEDHRWQVKRISVKPGASLSLQMHHHRAEHWVVVRGTALVERDGEQQLLGENQSTYIPMGCRHRLSNPGKIPVELIEVQSGEYLGEDDIVRFEDRYGRHEPTLLAG, from the coding sequence TTGGCTGTCACCCCTCTGATTCCGGTGATCCTCTGCGGTGGAACAGGCACCCGCCTGTGGCCGCTGTCACGAGCCAGCTATCCCAAGCAGTACTGGCCGCTGAGTGGCGATGGCGACGCCACGCTGCTGCAGCAGACCCACCAACGGCTGACAGGGCTCAATGGGCTGGCGCCGCCGTTGCTGATCTGCAATGAAGATCACCGCTTCATCGTTGCCGAGCAGATGCGTCAGATCGGCATCGAGCCAAACGCGATTCTGCTGGAACCCATGGGCCGCAACACCGCTCCGGCCGTCACCGTCGCAGCCCTGCAAGCCACCTCACAGGGGGAGGATCCGCTGTTGCTGGTGCTGGCGGCGGACCACCTGATCCGCGATGCCGGGCACTTCCGCGACGCTGTCGAAGCGGGCCGCCGACCCGCTGAAGAGGGACGTCTGGTGACCTTCGGCATCGTGCCGACGGCCCCTGAGACCGGATACGGGTACATCGAAGCCGCCCAGTCCTTCCCCAGCGATCAGCTGCTGGATGTGCCGATCAGTCGCTTTGTCGAGAAGCCGGATCGGGCCACCGCTGAGCAATTTCTATCGACGGGTCGTTTCACCTGGAACAGCGGCATGTTCCTGTTCCGAGCTAGCGCCATGCTCGCTGAACTGGAACGCCTGGTCCCGGAGGTGGTGAGCTGTTGCCGCGCTGCCCTGGAACAGGACACGGCCGATCTGGAATTCCTGCGTCTCGAGCGGGAGGCCTTCGCCAAATGCCCGAACGTCGCCATTGATGTGGCTGTGATGGAAAAAACGGACCTTGGCTCTGTCCTGCCGCTCGATGCCGGCTGGAGCGATGTGGGCAGCTGGAGTGCGTTGTGGGAAACGGGGACGCGGGACAGCGAAGGCAATGTGCTGCAGGGACGGGTGATTTCCGAAGGCAGCCGCAACTGCTACATGCGCAGCGAACATCGTTTGGTGGTGGGTCTAGGGGTCGAAAATCTCGTGGTGGTGGAAACCGATGATGCGGTGCTGATTGCGGACCGCTCACAGGCGCAGGCGATCAAAAAGGTGGTGAAACAGCTCGAAACGGACGGCAGCCCGGAAGGCAAGGCGCACCGAAAGATCTACAGACCCTGGGGCGCTTACACCGGTGTCGTGGAGGATCACCGCTGGCAGGTGAAGCGGATTTCCGTGAAACCAGGGGCGAGCCTCTCGCTTCAGATGCACCATCACCGGGCCGAACACTGGGTGGTGGTCCGCGGCACCGCTCTGGTGGAACGGGACGGCGAACAGCAGCTGCTCGGTGAGAACCAGAGCACTTACATCCCGATGGGTTGCCGGCACCGGCTCTCCAATCCCGGCAAGATCCCCGTTGAACTGATCGAGGTCCAGAGCGGTGAATACCTCGGAGAGGACGACATCGTGCGTTTCGAAGACCGTTACGGCCGCCATGAACCGACCCTTCTTGCCGGATGA
- a CDS encoding NAD(P)H dehydrogenase subunit NdhS, with translation MATTSTPILPGSTVTVEDACSIYNGYTGFVQRISGDRAAVLFEGGNWDKLVTLRLKDLKAS, from the coding sequence ATGGCGACGACCTCAACTCCAATCCTGCCTGGCTCGACGGTGACGGTTGAGGATGCTTGTTCGATCTACAACGGCTACACGGGTTTTGTGCAGCGCATCAGCGGCGACCGAGCTGCGGTGCTGTTTGAAGGCGGTAACTGGGACAAGCTTGTGACCTTGCGCTTGAAGGATCTGAAGGCTTCTTGA
- a CDS encoding DUF4041 domain-containing protein, which yields MRLRLPLAAGASVAAAIGLAVGSMASEGWRSKFMALTGTGFASCSAVALLVANGKLNKRYGGIISVEDEIKKVRTAEEKTLTELTRRIESLRREIAASEQTANTNNEEAAKATEKTERLKSEIAALQEELENEEAMSAAGFGPRRYPDLNSTEMEMKLKANREKQKNIAAGILLRCMRSDDLTIEDELIFDGSIAKYRNSLKRRATAYLRGFNGECDAAISTLKHNNDSTVINKINRAFDFYDKKAGMERIPWNDKLLVLREKEAYLVHEIHLQKQIEREEQAELRQQIRDEERAIREIEKATNDAEREAAQYAKALKEAQKIVELAGQEASEKQRRKIAELERLLEEANENKERAMSRAQMTKSGHVYIISNIGSFGDHVYKVGMTRRLEPMDRVRELGDASVPFPFDVHAMIFTDDAPGLEHAIHKQIEEYRLNRVNLRREFFTISIDELKAAVDKASENSNIRYSIHWTRFAEAEQYRQSLAERELVAA from the coding sequence ATGCGATTACGACTCCCTCTTGCTGCCGGTGCTTCTGTGGCCGCTGCTATTGGCCTAGCTGTTGGCTCAATGGCTAGCGAAGGTTGGCGCAGCAAATTCATGGCCCTGACAGGCACTGGTTTTGCAAGTTGTTCGGCTGTTGCACTGCTGGTAGCGAACGGCAAACTCAATAAGCGATATGGCGGAATCATCAGCGTTGAGGATGAAATCAAGAAAGTCCGCACTGCAGAGGAAAAAACCCTTACTGAGCTGACACGAAGAATCGAGTCCCTGAGGCGTGAGATTGCCGCGTCTGAGCAGACTGCCAACACCAACAACGAAGAAGCCGCAAAGGCAACAGAGAAGACAGAAAGACTCAAATCAGAGATAGCTGCTCTTCAGGAAGAACTAGAAAACGAAGAAGCGATGTCCGCCGCTGGCTTTGGCCCTCGCCGCTACCCGGATTTGAATTCAACCGAAATGGAGATGAAGCTAAAGGCAAATCGAGAAAAGCAAAAGAATATTGCGGCCGGAATCCTCCTCCGTTGCATGAGATCAGATGATTTAACTATTGAGGATGAATTAATTTTTGATGGCTCAATTGCTAAATATCGCAATTCCTTGAAACGTCGGGCGACCGCTTATCTACGTGGTTTTAATGGAGAATGTGATGCTGCGATTTCCACCCTGAAGCACAATAATGATTCAACGGTGATTAACAAGATCAACAGGGCGTTTGATTTTTACGATAAAAAGGCAGGGATGGAGAGAATCCCATGGAATGACAAGTTGCTTGTCCTACGTGAAAAGGAAGCATATTTAGTGCATGAAATTCATCTCCAAAAGCAAATTGAAAGAGAAGAACAGGCTGAGCTAAGGCAACAAATCAGGGACGAAGAAAGGGCAATCAGGGAAATTGAAAAAGCCACTAACGATGCCGAAAGAGAAGCAGCACAGTATGCAAAGGCACTCAAGGAAGCACAGAAGATTGTTGAACTTGCAGGGCAGGAAGCATCAGAGAAGCAACGCAGGAAAATCGCTGAACTGGAAAGGTTGCTTGAGGAAGCAAACGAAAACAAGGAACGTGCTATGAGCCGCGCACAGATGACGAAAAGCGGCCACGTTTACATCATTAGCAACATCGGTTCTTTTGGTGATCATGTTTACAAGGTTGGAATGACGCGACGATTGGAACCAATGGACCGCGTTCGTGAACTTGGCGATGCTTCCGTTCCCTTCCCGTTTGACGTTCACGCCATGATTTTCACAGATGACGCGCCAGGGCTGGAACACGCCATCCACAAACAGATTGAGGAATACCGCCTTAACCGCGTCAACTTGCGCCGTGAATTTTTCACCATCTCAATTGACGAGTTAAAGGCTGCAGTGGACAAGGCATCTGAGAACTCCAACATCCGCTATTCGATCCATTGGACACGGTTTGCTGAGGCTGAGCAATACAGGCAGAGTCTTGCTGAGAGAGAATTGGTTGCGGCTTGA
- a CDS encoding GDP-L-fucose synthase — protein sequence MKPETSLLISASDRILVAGARGMAGSAVVRALRRAGYGDERCGGSLLTPTRQELDLLDLTAVRTWFAKQQPTVVVLTAATVGGIEANRSRPADFLLQNLQLETNVIETAWHQGARRLLFLGSSCIYPKFADQPIREEALLTGSLEPTNEWYAIAKIAGIKLAQALRLQHGFDAISLMPTNLYGPGDNYHPTGSHVLPALIRRFQVAIERGVSTVTCWGSGTPLREFLHADDLGEASVFALERWNPDAEDAPCDEAGSPLAFLNVGTGIDLSIRELAEAVAHAVGYAGSIEWDTSKPDGTPKKQLDVSRLAAMGWRAGISLSEGLPRAVADFREQKAAGTLRN from the coding sequence ATGAAGCCTGAAACCTCGCTGCTGATCTCCGCCAGCGATCGAATCTTGGTGGCCGGCGCCCGTGGCATGGCCGGCAGTGCGGTGGTGAGGGCCCTGCGACGGGCTGGCTACGGGGACGAACGCTGTGGCGGATCCTTGCTCACGCCGACTCGACAGGAGCTGGATCTGCTGGACCTAACCGCTGTTCGGACCTGGTTTGCAAAGCAACAACCCACGGTGGTGGTGCTGACGGCTGCCACCGTGGGCGGCATCGAAGCGAACCGCAGCCGACCGGCGGATTTTCTGCTGCAGAATCTGCAGCTCGAAACGAATGTGATCGAAACGGCCTGGCATCAAGGTGCTCGACGCCTGCTCTTTCTGGGCAGCAGCTGCATCTATCCAAAATTTGCCGACCAACCGATCCGTGAAGAGGCCCTGCTCACGGGAAGCCTGGAACCCACGAACGAGTGGTACGCCATTGCCAAGATCGCCGGCATCAAACTCGCTCAGGCTCTGAGGCTTCAGCACGGTTTTGACGCGATCAGCCTGATGCCGACGAACCTCTACGGACCGGGCGACAACTACCACCCGACAGGGAGCCATGTGCTGCCGGCACTGATTCGCCGTTTCCAGGTTGCCATTGAGCGTGGCGTCTCGACCGTGACCTGCTGGGGATCGGGAACCCCACTGCGGGAGTTCCTGCATGCTGATGACCTGGGCGAGGCCAGTGTGTTCGCCCTGGAGCGCTGGAATCCCGATGCAGAGGATGCCCCGTGCGATGAAGCCGGATCCCCCCTCGCGTTTCTCAATGTGGGGACCGGCATCGATCTGTCGATCCGGGAGCTCGCAGAAGCGGTTGCCCATGCCGTTGGATATGCAGGGTCGATTGAGTGGGACACCAGCAAGCCCGATGGCACCCCAAAAAAGCAGCTCGATGTGAGCCGCCTGGCGGCCATGGGCTGGCGCGCGGGAATCAGCCTGAGCGAGGGGCTGCCCAGGGCCGTCGCGGATTTCAGAGAGCAGAAGGCGGCAGGCACCCTGCGCAACTAG
- the rnc gene encoding ribonuclease III produces the protein MKRLPAERSQQLIGFLVAIEPTWKDAIQDLQVIDEAMTHTSARLGRNHERLEFLGDAVLRLACTDFIDQQLPELSVGQRSELRAQLVSDQWLADLGESIAIETILKVGADAKGDRQALKTLRAEATEALIGALYLQDQGLNLVHHWLDPRWVGSAKEVLDHPHRYQSKSALQEWSQARKIGRPRYITEENNRIHGDLKRFHTSVLLNDQLAAEAWGRSRKEAEQKAAEAALQTLDAL, from the coding sequence ATGAAGCGATTACCTGCAGAGCGCTCACAACAGTTAATCGGCTTCCTCGTCGCCATCGAGCCGACATGGAAGGACGCGATTCAGGATTTACAGGTCATTGATGAAGCGATGACCCATACGTCTGCACGTCTTGGCAGGAATCATGAGCGTCTTGAATTTCTTGGAGACGCTGTTCTGAGACTGGCCTGTACAGACTTTATCGATCAGCAGTTGCCAGAACTCAGCGTTGGACAACGATCCGAACTTCGGGCCCAACTGGTGAGCGACCAATGGCTTGCTGACCTGGGCGAATCCATCGCGATCGAAACAATCCTGAAGGTCGGAGCTGATGCCAAGGGCGACCGGCAGGCCCTCAAGACCTTGCGAGCCGAGGCAACGGAAGCTCTGATCGGTGCCCTGTACCTTCAGGATCAAGGCCTGAACCTGGTGCATCACTGGCTTGACCCCCGTTGGGTAGGCAGCGCCAAAGAGGTTCTGGATCATCCGCACCGTTACCAGAGCAAATCGGCCCTGCAGGAATGGAGCCAGGCGCGCAAGATCGGACGTCCGCGCTACATCACGGAAGAGAACAATCGCATCCATGGCGACCTCAAACGCTTTCACACCTCTGTTCTGTTGAATGATCAGCTCGCTGCCGAAGCCTGGGGACGCTCCAGGAAGGAAGCTGAGCAAAAGGCGGCCGAGGCCGCTCTTCAAACGCTGGACGCTTTGTGA
- the gmd gene encoding GDP-mannose 4,6-dehydratase: MTRNGSGQARVALISGITGQDGSYLAELLLEKGYIVHGIKRRASSFNTSRIDHLYQDPHDVDPRLVLHYGDLTDSSNLIKIIQEIQPDEIYNLGAQSHVAVSFEAPEYTANADALGTLRILEAVRVLGLTQRTRIYQASTSELYGLVQEVPQTETTPFHPRSPYGVAKLYGFWITVNYRESYGMYACNGILFNHESPRRGETFVTRKITRGLARIDAGLDDCLYMGNLDALRDWGHARDYVEMQWRMLQQEQPEDFVIATGRQESVRRFIELAAAELGWSGEGGTDSIHWDGDGLQEVGRRGSDGAIVVCIDPRYYRPAEVETLLGDPSKAREKLGWTPTTSLEEMIAEMIHHDQEEAKKEAYLRRKGFQVVGPRE; encoded by the coding sequence ATGACCAGAAACGGCTCCGGCCAGGCCCGTGTCGCCCTGATCAGCGGAATCACCGGCCAGGACGGCAGTTACCTGGCCGAACTGCTGCTGGAGAAGGGATACATCGTCCATGGGATCAAACGACGGGCCAGCAGCTTCAACACCAGCCGGATCGATCATCTGTATCAGGATCCCCACGATGTGGATCCCCGACTGGTTCTCCACTATGGAGATCTCACAGACAGCAGCAATCTGATCAAGATCATCCAGGAGATCCAGCCTGATGAGATCTACAACCTGGGCGCCCAGAGCCATGTGGCGGTCAGTTTTGAGGCACCGGAATACACAGCCAATGCCGATGCGCTGGGCACCCTTCGGATTCTCGAGGCCGTCAGGGTTCTGGGGCTGACGCAACGGACCCGCATTTATCAGGCCTCAACCTCTGAGCTCTATGGCCTGGTGCAGGAGGTGCCGCAGACGGAAACCACCCCGTTCCATCCCCGCAGCCCCTATGGCGTGGCCAAGCTCTACGGGTTCTGGATCACGGTGAACTACCGGGAGTCCTACGGCATGTACGCCTGCAACGGGATTCTGTTCAACCACGAAAGCCCCAGACGCGGGGAGACCTTCGTCACGCGCAAGATCACCCGTGGGCTGGCCCGCATCGATGCCGGCCTGGACGACTGCCTCTACATGGGAAATCTCGATGCCCTGCGGGACTGGGGACACGCCCGCGATTACGTCGAGATGCAGTGGCGCATGCTTCAACAAGAGCAACCCGAGGATTTTGTGATCGCCACCGGACGGCAGGAGTCGGTGCGGCGCTTCATCGAACTGGCCGCCGCTGAACTTGGCTGGAGCGGCGAGGGCGGCACTGATTCCATCCACTGGGACGGGGACGGGTTACAGGAGGTGGGACGACGCGGCAGCGACGGGGCTATCGTGGTGTGCATCGACCCGCGTTACTACAGGCCCGCTGAGGTCGAGACCCTGCTGGGCGATCCCAGCAAGGCCCGCGAAAAGCTCGGGTGGACTCCCACCACCAGCCTCGAGGAGATGATCGCGGAGATGATCCACCACGATCAGGAGGAGGCGAAGAAGGAGGCCTATCTGCGTCGGAAGGGCTTCCAGGTGGTGGGCCCCCGCGAATGA
- the glmS gene encoding glutamine--fructose-6-phosphate transaminase (isomerizing), translating into MCGIVALVGSREAAPQLLEGLRQLEYRGYDSAGIATVDAKAEQLHCLRASGKLANLAKRFDELGSPGQCGIGHTRWATHGKPEERNAHPHRSMDGSVAVVQNGIIENHRVLREQLEASGVDFRSETDTEVIPHLIGAELQRRLAAGEQAGGPLLLAAVQAVLPDLQGAYALAVIWQAAPGALVVARRAAPLLIGLGEGEFLCASDTPALAGFTRTILPMEDGEVALLSPLGVELYDDAGMRQQRMPSVLSGADHVADKRHFRHFMLKEIHEQPETADLWVARHLPQGLPPACPVALPFDDAFYAGIERVEILACGTSRHAAMVGAYLLEQFAGIPTVVHYASEFRYAPPPLAPHTLTIGVTQSGETADTLAALAMEAQRRLDHGDPAYAPRQLGVTNRPESSLSRQVPDILDIGAGIEVGVAATKTFMGQLLAFYGLTIAFAARRNSRSAAQIAELVMELRRLPDQLQALVDLHDERCAAFAHRFAETQDVIFLGRGINYPIALEGALKLKEISYIHAEGYPAGEMKHGPIALLDSHVPVVSIAVPGVVFEKVLSNAQEAKARDAQLIGVAPDGPDTALFDELLPVPDVSEWISPLLTVVPMQLLSYHIAAHRGLDVDQPRNLAKSVTVE; encoded by the coding sequence ATGTGCGGAATCGTTGCTCTGGTGGGGTCCCGTGAGGCGGCCCCGCAGCTTCTGGAAGGTCTGCGGCAACTCGAATACCGGGGCTACGACTCCGCAGGCATCGCAACGGTTGATGCCAAGGCTGAACAACTCCACTGCCTGAGGGCCAGCGGCAAACTGGCCAACCTCGCCAAACGGTTTGATGAGCTGGGTTCACCGGGCCAGTGCGGTATCGGCCATACCCGTTGGGCCACCCACGGCAAGCCTGAGGAACGCAATGCCCATCCGCACCGGAGCATGGATGGATCCGTGGCGGTGGTGCAGAACGGCATCATCGAAAACCACCGTGTGCTTCGGGAACAGCTGGAGGCATCAGGGGTGGACTTCCGCTCCGAAACCGACACGGAGGTCATCCCCCATCTGATCGGCGCTGAGTTGCAGCGTCGTCTGGCAGCGGGTGAACAGGCTGGTGGTCCGTTGCTGCTCGCTGCAGTGCAGGCGGTGCTCCCCGACCTGCAGGGGGCCTATGCCCTGGCGGTGATCTGGCAGGCGGCCCCTGGAGCGCTGGTGGTGGCCCGCCGTGCCGCCCCACTGCTGATCGGACTGGGCGAAGGCGAGTTCCTCTGCGCCAGTGACACGCCAGCCCTGGCCGGTTTCACGCGCACGATCCTGCCGATGGAGGACGGCGAAGTGGCCCTGCTGTCTCCCCTGGGAGTCGAGCTTTACGACGATGCCGGGATGCGCCAGCAGCGGATGCCGTCGGTTCTTTCCGGTGCGGATCACGTGGCGGACAAGCGCCATTTCCGTCATTTCATGCTCAAGGAGATTCATGAGCAGCCGGAAACCGCTGACCTCTGGGTTGCCAGGCATCTGCCTCAGGGGTTACCCCCCGCATGTCCTGTGGCTCTTCCCTTCGACGATGCCTTTTATGCGGGCATCGAGCGTGTCGAAATTCTGGCCTGTGGCACCAGCCGCCACGCCGCGATGGTGGGTGCCTATCTGCTCGAGCAGTTCGCCGGCATCCCCACGGTTGTGCATTACGCCAGCGAATTCCGCTACGCACCGCCGCCACTGGCTCCCCACACCCTCACCATCGGAGTGACCCAATCCGGTGAGACGGCAGACACCCTTGCGGCTCTGGCCATGGAGGCGCAGCGTCGCCTCGACCACGGGGATCCCGCTTATGCACCACGTCAGCTGGGCGTCACCAATCGGCCGGAGAGCTCGCTGTCGCGCCAGGTGCCGGACATCCTCGACATCGGCGCCGGGATTGAAGTCGGCGTCGCCGCCACCAAGACGTTCATGGGGCAGCTCCTAGCGTTCTACGGCCTGACCATCGCGTTTGCCGCTCGCCGCAACAGCCGTTCGGCCGCACAGATTGCTGAGTTGGTCATGGAGCTGCGCCGTCTGCCCGATCAGCTGCAGGCGTTGGTTGATCTCCACGATGAGCGCTGTGCAGCGTTCGCCCACCGCTTTGCGGAAACACAGGATGTGATTTTCCTGGGCCGCGGCATCAACTACCCGATCGCCCTTGAGGGGGCTCTCAAGCTCAAGGAGATCAGCTACATCCACGCCGAGGGCTATCCAGCCGGCGAGATGAAGCATGGTCCGATCGCCCTGCTGGATTCCCACGTCCCGGTGGTCTCGATCGCGGTCCCCGGCGTGGTGTTCGAAAAAGTGCTCAGCAATGCCCAGGAAGCCAAGGCGCGCGACGCGCAGCTGATCGGGGTGGCACCGGATGGACCGGACACGGCTCTGTTTGATGAGCTGCTGCCGGTCCCGGACGTGAGTGAGTGGATCAGCCCTTTGCTCACCGTGGTGCCGATGCAGCTGCTCAGCTATCACATCGCTGCCCATCGGGGCCTGGATGTGGATCAACCGCGCAATCTCGCCAAGAGCGTCACGGTGGAGTAA
- a CDS encoding ribbon-helix-helix domain-containing protein, with the protein MAESLKQIALRLPPELLERIDKAAKEAGQDRSNFIRACVHQVISGGGLNRYPEIDQLEVVDERSRDVIRSVLARLDRLERAQFGDVTTPDPFT; encoded by the coding sequence ATGGCCGAATCCCTCAAGCAAATCGCGCTCAGGCTTCCTCCGGAGTTGCTGGAGAGGATCGACAAGGCAGCGAAAGAAGCAGGGCAAGACAGAAGCAACTTCATCAGGGCTTGCGTCCATCAGGTAATCAGTGGCGGTGGCCTGAACCGGTATCCGGAGATTGACCAGCTTGAAGTCGTTGACGAAAGATCAAGAGACGTCATTCGTTCAGTTCTTGCGAGGCTGGATCGACTGGAAAGGGCACAGTTCGGCGACGTAACGACTCCCGATCCGTTTACCTGA
- a CDS encoding ion transporter — protein sequence MSSPDRFKLRMRAMVLETKTVSGRTYNAVVFGAILLSVLALMMDPNPLSTSIYQRSAVGWIYFIQNSCLAVFAVDFLLNLYVSERPLKYLFSFYGLIDLLAVVFFIIPQIRSEILLWIFKFGRILRVFKLLRFIDEAKVLGAALQRSARTIVVYLFFVFMLQVVLGYFIFVIESVNPDSPFKTMGNGVYWAIVTMTTVGYGDYVPQTALGRLLASVVMMLGFGIIAIPTGILTYSGVRQQRQESMASNCPACGRSGHRNDAVHCDRCGALLRDHKASSV from the coding sequence ATGTCGTCGCCCGATCGCTTCAAACTGCGCATGAGGGCCATGGTGCTGGAGACGAAAACCGTCTCCGGGCGCACCTACAACGCTGTGGTCTTCGGAGCCATTCTGTTAAGCGTTCTGGCGCTGATGATGGATCCAAATCCGTTGTCAACATCGATTTACCAGCGATCAGCGGTTGGCTGGATTTACTTTATTCAGAACAGTTGTCTTGCTGTTTTTGCGGTTGACTTTTTGCTAAACCTGTATGTCAGCGAAAGGCCTTTGAAATACCTGTTCAGTTTTTATGGGCTGATTGATTTACTTGCGGTTGTTTTCTTTATTATACCGCAGATTCGAAGCGAAATTCTGCTTTGGATTTTCAAGTTCGGACGTATTCTTCGTGTCTTCAAGCTACTGCGTTTCATCGATGAAGCCAAGGTGCTTGGGGCAGCACTGCAAAGGAGTGCTCGCACGATTGTCGTTTATCTGTTTTTTGTTTTCATGCTCCAGGTTGTGCTGGGGTACTTCATTTTCGTGATTGAAAGTGTCAATCCAGACAGCCCCTTCAAAACGATGGGTAATGGTGTCTATTGGGCGATTGTCACGATGACAACGGTTGGATATGGGGACTATGTGCCCCAGACGGCACTTGGCCGTTTACTCGCTTCAGTTGTGATGATGCTCGGTTTTGGAATCATTGCCATTCCCACGGGGATTCTCACCTACTCGGGGGTGCGACAACAGCGCCAGGAATCCATGGCCAGCAACTGTCCTGCCTGTGGTCGTTCAGGGCATCGCAATGATGCGGTCCATTGCGACCGATGCGGTGCTCTGCTGAGAGATCACAAAGCGTCCAGCGTTTGA
- the rimM gene encoding ribosome maturation factor RimM (Essential for efficient processing of 16S rRNA), translated as MPESVEWLTVGKVVGVQGLKGDLKINPSSDFPERFLNPGPRWLKGRNAEQPQEVHLQRGRQLPGRSLFVVHLEGIDDRSAAEALVGREFLVMADDRPELADGEFHLLDLIGLEVRLEPDGEPVGAVSDLISAGHDLLEIRRQNGKVQLVPFVEAIVPEVHLHEGWLLLTPPPGLLDL; from the coding sequence ATGCCCGAATCAGTGGAATGGCTCACGGTGGGCAAGGTGGTGGGAGTCCAGGGGTTGAAGGGTGACCTGAAGATCAACCCAAGCAGCGATTTCCCCGAGCGGTTCCTGAACCCAGGCCCGCGCTGGCTGAAGGGTCGCAACGCAGAGCAGCCCCAGGAAGTGCATCTCCAACGCGGCCGTCAGCTGCCCGGCCGTTCCCTGTTCGTGGTGCATCTCGAAGGCATTGATGACCGGAGCGCCGCCGAAGCCCTGGTGGGTCGAGAGTTTCTGGTCATGGCGGACGACCGTCCTGAACTAGCGGATGGAGAATTCCACCTCCTGGATCTGATCGGACTGGAAGTCCGTCTGGAACCCGATGGAGAGCCGGTCGGCGCGGTGTCGGATCTGATCAGCGCCGGTCACGATCTGCTGGAAATCCGGCGCCAGAACGGCAAGGTGCAACTGGTGCCCTTCGTGGAAGCCATCGTGCCGGAGGTGCATCTCCACGAAGGATGGTTGCTGCTGACGCCTCCCCCCGGCCTGCTCGATCTCTGA